From Pandoraea norimbergensis, the proteins below share one genomic window:
- a CDS encoding DUF6440 family protein: protein MELATLKQFALWLFWLFVVGLVFSWVISLTPIGRDDTDKGSWGGGRSGIKPVTDALTGCQYLVSPGGGITPRLDAEGKHICVKAE from the coding sequence ATGGAACTCGCAACACTCAAGCAATTTGCCCTCTGGCTGTTCTGGCTGTTCGTCGTCGGCCTTGTTTTCTCATGGGTCATTTCCCTCACGCCCATCGGACGCGACGACACCGACAAGGGTTCATGGGGCGGTGGCCGCAGCGGCATCAAGCCCGTCACGGACGCGCTGACCGGATGCCAATACCTCGTTTCGCCGGGCGGCGGTATCACGCCGCGCCTTGACGCCGAGGGCAAGCACATCTGCGTCAAGGCGGAATAG